A genomic segment from Luteolibacter ambystomatis encodes:
- a CDS encoding RNA polymerase sigma factor, whose protein sequence is MFSQPQQPDPDRELVARAREGDTRAFDALILKYGDKLYGLVYNMTSHKEDTHDLLQEIFARAYQSLGKFRGQSTFYTWIYQIAVNLTLNFLKKRKRRSGISLQDPDSSVKDDPALVDTGHASNPEQQSHLNQLQLKLNEAMRKLSDSHRTVVTLFDIQGMPHGEIAKVLKVSEGTVRSRLHYAHLQLQSFLQEWWDQRF, encoded by the coding sequence ATGTTTTCCCAACCCCAACAACCCGATCCGGATCGGGAGTTGGTCGCACGTGCCCGTGAGGGCGATACCCGCGCCTTTGACGCGCTGATCCTCAAATACGGCGACAAGCTCTACGGCCTGGTTTACAACATGACCTCCCACAAGGAGGACACGCATGATCTTCTGCAGGAGATCTTCGCGCGGGCGTACCAATCGCTGGGGAAATTCCGCGGGCAATCCACGTTCTACACGTGGATCTATCAGATCGCCGTGAACCTGACGCTGAATTTCCTCAAAAAGCGGAAGCGTCGTTCCGGCATCAGCCTTCAGGACCCGGATTCATCCGTGAAGGACGATCCGGCGCTGGTGGACACCGGGCACGCATCCAATCCGGAGCAGCAGAGCCACCTCAACCAGCTCCAGCTAAAATTGAACGAAGCCATGCGGAAGCTGTCTGATTCCCACAGAACGGTGGTGACCCTGTTCGACATCCAAGGGATGCCCCATGGGGAGATCGCGAAGGTGTTGAAGGTCTCGGAAGGCACCGTTCGATCGCGGCTCCACTACGCGCACCTTCAGCTCCAGTCGTTCCTTCAGGAATGGTGGGATCAGAGGTTTTAA